The Euwallacea fornicatus isolate EFF26 chromosome 14, ASM4011564v1, whole genome shotgun sequence nucleotide sequence acaatgttCAAATATGCCTAGAAAATACTATCAGTAGCAGACTTACGTCCTGCTCCTCACCTTCCTTTTTTACATCAGCTACAGTAGTTTCTTCCTTTACCTGAACACCACCTTAATCACAAGAAACATAAGTAAAATCTTAGTATTTTTACAacaataatcattttaataattgtaaCATGGAAGAATGGGAATATCTAACTATAAATACCTCGTTTAGAATCCCTCTTCAAAGAGCCAACTAGGAGTTATAGCTtttgttgtttaaaatgtCCATGATATTCAACAATACTTACCTTCCTCTTTAACCTCATGCTCCTCTTTAATTTCTTCCTTCTTCATGCCCTCCTTGGAATCCAACTGTGTCCCTTGTTTTTGCGATAATTTGTTATGCAAATCCTCTATTTCCTTACGTAACTTCGGAATTTCTACGTTGGCTTCCTTATACTTCCTTTTGTACCTGTGTACCTCACCTTTCAGCTGTTGTGTATTGTTTTGCAGGGACGTAATCAGATGCCTCATTTCTCTGTTAATGGGACCCGTTTGTTCATTAGCAgccaaattttgttcaaactcAATGCGCAGCATTTCATACTCTTTCCTGAGTTGGGCAAGGAAGTCTTCCAATTGCATCACTTCCTGTCTCAACTTCTTTTGGGCTATTAATTCTTCgctctattttaaattatttggaaaaataaaaaagcgaattcataaaacaaatttcacaGACCTCCATCATTTCAATATTCCTTAAATGAGCATTTTTACTAGTTTGAAGCTGTTGTCTAGCTTCATCTAATTGGGTTTTTAGCTGCATGGATTCGTTGTACAAAACGGAAAATTGAGATTGAAGACACTTATATTCCGTTGTTTCCACAATGACACTCTCAGGGAGTTGTCGAATCTGCAGGaaatatattgattttttgattAACACCTACTAGTAGTTATTGCacctgtttaattttattgaatgcCAACTTAcatccattttcaatttttcaacctCTTTCAAAGTCTCTCTGTGAGTTTGGTGCAACTTGTCAAGTTCTTGAAGTCGGTTGTTAGCCAATTCTTTCCATTCTTCTACTTCTTTCGTAAGATCCTCTAGTTTTGCCTAgatagtaaataaaaaaagaattaaattaatttacttatgCCGCTTTTTGTCACTTAAGACAACTAAGATTTGTTTAGAAATCACAACTGCAGGTTTATATTTATAATCAACAATGAAATTTGTAATGCAGCACATACTGAAAGATAGCCTGTCTTTTCGatatatattgttttaatatgtTTAGATACATTTATTTCACCTTCATACACAAGGTATTTTAGAAGAATACAGTTACCTTTTGTTACCTTTTGACTGTTACATGTAAAGAGCTAAATCTGTCTTTTAAAGTAAAAGTACTCTCTTACCTGTGACACATTGCTCTGAACCACAGGTTTTGCCTGAGCTCCTCCTTTATCTGACGCTGATGGATCTCCATGTGCTTGATGATATgccttaattttttctattgccTCTGCTAAATGAGTTTCTAGTTTGTCATTCCTATATCGAACTTTCTCCAATTCATACTGCAAATCATCAATCTGATTCTTCAATTCAGCAATTTCAGTCTCTTTTGCTGTGACTGAATCTTGCAATTCTGCTACTTTGAGACTATTTGtgtgatatttttcatgtagTGTTGTATGCAGAGCTTGAAGATTGCGATTCTCAGCTTGAAGTTGGATATTAGTTTGCCTGATGACTTCATCAACTGATGGTGCATCTTctaaagaaatataattatGAATATGGTATTGTTGtccttcataaaaatatatagttcTTACGTCCTTCAAGTTCTCCTTTTAAAGCtagagtaattttttcattccttTGCATTAACCTATCAAAAGCCTGAATGACTTTGGCTACAGCTCTCCTGGAGACCTGAACCCTATTAGctaatttatcatttaattCATCTTTATCCCACGTGGCCAACTGCATTAAGAATGATGTGGTAGCTTCATTTTCATCTAAAAGAAGAGTTGTTTACTAGATGTCTCATTATGTCAAGCCAAATAGGGACTTTTGTTTTCTGATTCATCAGCAGTCTCTGCATCAAATCTTTGTAGAAGTATCCTGATATCTTCATTAAGTTGGTTCCAATATCTATTAACAATATTGAGCATGGCATCATCTTGAGTTTGCCGTTTTTCCAGCTGTTCAATTCTTTGCCTTAACTCCTGCTCAGTCCTGCATCGTTGCTCAATTCTCTAATGAAATACATGAGAAAACACACAGTCAAGTCAATTAAGATTAAACCTTTAAACTCAGAAGAACAACAAACCTGGGCAAGTTTCTTGTTTTGAAActgtaaaacttttatgtcCATTTCCTCCAGAGTGGACACTGGTCCAATCAAATGGGGttcaaaatggatttttttaattggggGTAACCCACTACCTGAAGCAGGTTCTTCTGTGTGTCGTTTAGACATTGTGGCCCGTACTATGATACCCTATTTATTcacaatattaattaaaatagcttaaagtttaaaacatttcaatCCTCTCCACAGAAAGGAATTTTGTTAGGTACAGGATTGCTCATAGGGACAGAAACTTCACATCGATACTGTCGAAATATCGATATGTTGTTGTCGATATTATCGATACTTGGACATTTCTGCGATATCGATACTTTCACGTGGTGTAgaatgttttaattgaaagagCCACTAGTAATAGACATAACTTTTAACCAAGTTTATGTAAAAGGTAATCCTCTTATTATAgtagtaaaataatttgagaCTATTTGCTTTAATGCGTCTGGTTAAAATAGTTAGCATCCTCTTTAATGACTTTCCATTGATATCTTCTACCCTAATTGGCGTCTTTGCAATAGAGCTAAGATCTTTATAAACCTGTTCATAGGTATGACATGAaagtttgttcaaaataaCTAGAggtaaagaaacattttacgCAGTAACATATTAAGTATGCGTATCATGTAATACGTCAATACTCGACATCTacagaatgttttaaaattgaagtgaCAAAAGTCTAAAATTTTGCTAAGCAAAATGTGAACAAAAGTCCATATGAAATTGGGTCCGAAAATGCTTCGTTTCGGAGATAGAGGGtgttaaatagtttttttattaatgtcttaataaaacgttttaaccgatttcaatgaaatttttagggTGTTTTTGTACAATTCTCAGGTATCTCTACTATCTACTGGATCAATTATATTCGATTCATGATTTCCAGTGGCGTACCAAGCGAACAAGTCTGTTATTTTTAAGGGTATTgttttttaggattttttttatatattaaacaaaccgccataaattttttaataatttctaagcaattttatttgtcCTTATCAAATTTAGAGACGTCCCGACGTATagtattgtaattttttctcgaaaattgaCGCAGATACGAAGAACTACAAAAGactaaaaagtttctaaacaaaataaaaaaagcatGTTGTATTTTACCAgtatgattttgaaaaaatattaccttGTAGATTATCAAAACAATTTGACGTACCTAATGATGTAAGTACTACAGCGTAAActatattctaaattttaggtaaatatctcaaaaactgcagtaactataaagaaaaatctaaaatattttcgaaatttaaataccCCATAGATAATTAACGAATCGTTTGCAAGTCTAtctttatataaacatttaattatgaaataagctaaaaaaaatccatttctgtATGCACGTGGCATTTGGGGACACattgtatataaatatatataaaattccaCAACGCCATTATATTCAGAGTAGAGTATTAGGATGAGCTCTATTTAATCAATTAGATTGTAAAAACGTTTGAGACTGCCATTAATATGCTTAATAACGTATATGAACATGTAGGGCGGTAATACCGAGAAATCTGAACATTTAAATCGAAAAGAAGGGGTTTCACGGATTCTAAtatggtttaaatttaaagtaaactgAACTTGTGCCATTTTGGAGCAGCTACAGCTTTCCTGCGAATCAAAACCTATTATTATTGTAGcaacaaaacaacaaaatgcTTATgtactaaaatttattacatgaTAATTATAAACTAAACAGTACCTAGAAGAATAGTCCATATTCTCGtataatttagtttaaaaaattcattttcacgAAGCTGACAAAGGAAGTTTATACTGCGTTATATCAGTTGACTGAAGTACGAAATATCGCAAAAACAGGTAGTTCCGCCGAGCAATCTACACATTAGATTAAATTGCACAACTTACAGGACTCTGCGATCGGCCAATGTGCCGTAAAGGAAAATCATGTATCAAAcaactaaatgcaattttagtATGGAATAGGGCACCGTTTTATCGCATTACGATCTACATTTATCCTTTATATTTATTGGGAAAATCCACAATTACCACAggaacataaaatttatttcattgccGATATCATGTACAGCCTGTATAATCGCACTTGGCGTAAAGTTCgagtttcttttaaataattcgtatattgataatgatttttcactggtcaaattttagttattcacaaatatttagaagatTATTGGCAACACTGCAgacttaaaaatgtatacgCAATTCCCCCGATCTCATAAGATAACCGAGGTCCCAGTGGCTTAGCTTGTAAACCTGACAACAGGTACATAacaatttcttttgttttgaCGTCAGAAGTACTGTTAAATCCAGGTATGAATAACTTGGTGTTCTAAACCTGAAAGATGGTGTCTTGACGAATTTGATCATTCATGCAAAACGCAGGTACCATTATAACGATATcagataattattttgaaaatctccGCAATAGACCGTAAAAGTAGGGCGTTTATTAAGCTATTTACCATCAGTTATCTGACAAAACACTACCAGATCGATTTATCCCCCATATACCTCCGATATGCCAATGcctatttgagtttttttagtgatcaccctatatattattaagGTATAGGAATTATTATACTTGTAAGTCAATGTACTTACTGCTGATAATATAGGTTGTCATAAATAAACAGGAAGGAACTGAAGGAGTTTAATCTCGAAATCAACTCTATTATCTTCTACTGAGTGAcctgataataaatatttatttccttgAACAGTAAAGCGCCGAGTTCCTAGCTGCGATGAATCCAACAACAAATAACCTtcagtttttttgttgttaagaTTTGTAGGTTgctctttttgtttttaacagaAATCATAGTGGTTCTGAAATTTCTCCTTGTTCTTGTAGCTGCATCTTTTCTTTCACTTTTCACAACAGTTTTCACGTTAGAATTAGAAGCACTTAATGTTTGCAAGTCCTTTCATAAATTATgacctaaattaaaaataaattaacattttattaagcTGATCTGTACACCAATTCGAGGCGATTGAGAGAAAAGCAATTGCTACCGTTGTGGCGACAAATACACAGTAACGTCGCTTTTAAAATGCACTTAgttcaattcaaattaatctaaTTTACAAGATTTCATGTGCAAGCTGACAACCCACGAATGCGAAAAGAGGACTCTTTTAGGCGACACAAATAACGATGTAATATCCATGTACAATTATACAGACTGTAGTCAACTTTGGCAACTATAAGAATATTTATTGTATAACAAAAGCACTCAATTCTTCGATGGAACTAAACGAGGAAAATTCAGTCTATCATAAGTTGATTCAGTTTTCTTGCGGGGTTGCTTAAAGAGTACTTGCGTGGAGGAGCGAGGTTTTGCTTGTTTCAGCTCCTGCTAGTTCAAAACTCAATAAGTGAGATTCAAACAACAGTTTGAATTCAAAAAAGCGTTtagcattaaaatatttttccgagaatgttaattttaatgaaatcggTAGTTAAAGGCCCAAATAGCCTTAACATTTATACTTTCTAGCTTCAACTTATAAACgttttaagttaatttgatTGGAAATGATCAgctgaaagagaaaaatctCCCACAAAAATAAGACGATTATTAAAGCTTTTCTAGTCGTTTTGCATTGCTTCATTACATCTTCTCTCACCCAGAAGCGGGCGTATAAGTTAAGACTACCATCCACAATAATTCCCGCAAGATAAAATACCTTTCAGTCAGACAAAGATACAAAGAATCGAAATCAAAACTGAAATAGGCGTTAAAGGTATTACAGACTAACAAAACATTACTATTTAAACGACGCTTAATTTTACGACGAAGATTTTCTTGCCCCGACTGGCACAGCGAGGAAAGTGACAACTTAAACCACCAGCAGCTGCCAAATCACGTCGCATATCTCTTGGTCCACAGACGAGCTATACGATCATGCTCCTcacgattttgaagatattgcGTCGCTATACTGCCCACTAGAGGATCggctgaaatttaaaatgtacaaATCTCTGTGCTGGCTCCTTACGATAATATATCTTACCTGGATTGCAGTCGGTTAATAAGGAACAAATTGACAATAGGACCTTGGAAATGGTCAAAGCCGGGGACCAGTTGTCCTTCAAAATATCGAGACAGATTACTCCTTGGCTGTTGATGTTACAGTGGTAAATTCTTGTGCGGAACGTTACTTTCGGAGGTTTAAATGGGTATTCTGGAGAAAAGTGGATGTCCAGGAAGAAGACTcctcctgttttttttttgaaagaaataatgaagaaTAATTCTGAATATACATACTATGTTCGATCAAACTTTAAACCCACTAACAACTGAGTATTTGAACAAgattatttcaatataaaaaattttttaaacaaaaaaattgtgttcactcatcatcaattaaaattccataatattaaaacaagaTATTCATTAAGATGTCGTTGCTAATACCATGGAGTTGAATGCCAACAGCATGCCTCCTGACAGTTCTCAAGGGTATCAACCATATTAAACCGTACTTTTACCTTCATAAACTGAACCCGGTGGTCCTAAAATAGTGGACACCCACTCATAGAAATTCTCGCCTTTAGGACCGGCACTGCAATTTGGAGGGGGATCAAGTGTGATCTCAGCTAGTTCCTTTTGGATGCGTTTGGCAGAAGTGCCTAGTGCCTTGGACATTTTGGGGTTAGGTTTACTTTCTTTTGATTCTTTTTGATCACCAACTGCAGCTTGTCCTCCTCTGCCTCGTCCTGATCCGCTGGAACCAGCTGCAGACATTATCTGACAGAAAGATAAAGTAGCAAGtgcttaattaattaattgcgtTGAGTCAAGAACTTAGTATGCCTGCCTTTAATTGGTCAGACGTATATGttaactaaattaataaaaatattccttaGTCAACTAAGAAGTTATAAAAAAGATATCGTGAACGTTTAAAATTCAGtaatttacagggtgtcccacttGGTATGTCTGATTTgctgtttcttttttatttaaccgaCCACGTCGCATTTCATTCacatttcagatatttttcttcattcttactttttttcaatttacttATAGTCATGTATGCAAAATAATGTGGGTTGTTTTAGCGCATAATACAAAGCACAGAAAATGATTTTGTAATTATATCTATTATTGTTCATACAGTGCACAGCATATGCATAACAAATGACAGAGaaatgttatatatttttaactttctatATAATTCTTATGCATCATGTCATGCGTTATCATTGAGGTCGAGGATTCAGTATATAACTTGAAGACTGATATAAAAGGATATGCCAAGAGTTTTAGCTAAACACACCGTATTTACAGACCTAGATGACCGTTATTTCTTAGAAGAAAATTGGGTTCcaagaattattaatgacCTTTCCAAAAGTGCCAAAGAATTCCtacttcttcaatttttgggaatgaatatgaaatttaaaggtTTATTGATTTAGCTTCATTTTTCAGGAAGtcttttttagattttttgccAAGTTGTATTATTCATTAAGACATAAATTCGTTTATAAATGTACTGAAAACAGATGGATCTCCTTTACAAATTTAAGATAGGCATGGAACAGATATATGTAGAGAGcctcaaaacaaatttatttttcataggaaatttttttctcatggcTAGTTACTAAGATATTGGCCTTGGGAGGTCTTtcaaaaaacaactaaattttgaaaatgtttctttcaCTAGATTGGTAGAAATCTGATGTGACTTAAAAACCTGTTTAGCAACTGATTTACACTTTGTTCTAAACAAGAACAGGTAAAAAGTTAACCCAACAAAAACCCAGGATCTTTCCTAGGCTTTTCTATCGTAATTAATACTATTAGTTTGAACTAGTTCCAACATGTATGTTTAACCATGACAAATGACATGTTCAAACATGTCACATTTGTCTTGAAGAATAATTTGATAGTATTTGACAAATGCTATTTAGGTTAAGAAATCAACACTTGATCATATTCATAGCATAAGAGATTAGACCTTTAGTCATATTTTGTCATCTTTTAGTATGTAAATGATTCAGCTTGAGTACCTGTAAATTATTCTCTCTTTCCTGCAGCTCTTTAGTTTATTATGTTGTGCTTTTGTCGTACTATGCCAGGCGACAAATCCAACTTATATGGTCAAATTACAAGAATCAAGATCAAATAAGAAGGTAATAGTAAATTAATAGAAGATACAGTAGAGTACATTTTACTTCAAAAGTAAACCTGTTTAGCAACTTATTTGCACTTTGAAGTCatattattatacttattttaatCCAAAAAGACTTGTTCGCAAACAAGAGCAGGTAAAAAGCCGACCCGACACCGACCCACGACCCTTCCTGTCTCAAAATTGATTCCTGTCTGGGTCGGCCATTTTGATCTACGGTACTATTACAGATCTTTGATGATAAAACCGCTTTATTTAACAGCAAATACTCGTTAAAAACACGTACCTATGTTAGCTCCACATCGTTGTTAtcatatgaaaacaatttgtttaaagaatgCCCGAAAATGCCGTagcaactttgtttttttttgggcaAGTGCAGGAgcaattattgatttttttgcgaaaaacatGCTCTTTCTCGGATCTCCAATGAAAACGGGACATATTTGCATCATAGAAAATCACTTACCCAATTAACTTTCTCTCGAAAACCTTTTTGATACAGTTGCACTAACTTAACATAAGAAAAATTCACGGCTGATCACTAAACATGGCTTACGCGCTCGGCTGCAGGCATAAACGTCACGAACTTTAACGATGTTCGCCGAAAAGAATGATTGCTGTCAGAGATGTCAACGAATGTAGCTGCGGGTATAAAATAGAAAGTAATCGGAATAGGCAGTCGAGGCCTTAAACACGAATTGATGAATCGACgaaatacaaaatatcacGTGACATCTTTACTGTGCCAATGCAGCATCTCACCTTCAACACATGCgcagaacttttttttcgtACTGGATTTCCCAAGTTCTTGCGatcatttttcaatgttacTTTAGCCTTATGCGCCATAGTTTTTATAAAACCGCAAATTGTAATATGACTGCAACTTGACTTAAACCTTCAAACTTCAAAACTGAAACCCAAAAGCAAAGGCAAAAACTTTAGTATTTAGGTAGGAAAACGAAAAGCAAAAAACGAGAGCAGTTATGTGTTGATGGGAGAAAGACGCGAATTTTTCGGTGTAGGTGCAGTTTGGGGGTCGTGGAGTGATTTCCGAGGCTTGCATAGAacttttattaacattaattaacattttaaacaatggAAAACTTGCCAGAGACTACCAGTAACCCCATTTCCCAGGGGTGTGGCCCAGATACCCGAATAAATGTCCAAGTGAGCCCCACCACGGGAGGGGACTTTTTTATAAGTGTAGCATCCGATATTACAGTAGAGCACCTTAAAAAACTCATATCAAAAAGACTGAAACTACCAAGAGATAGGATATGTTTGCTGTTCAGAGATAAGTGGGTTTTAGTACCAAAGTACAGTTAATTCTAAATTGTCTTActcttttttccatttatttttaggCAACTTCAAGATGGAAAGTTATTTCATTATGGCGTTGCTGATGGatctaaaattattcttcTTCCAAATGTGGAAACTGGCCTTACTGTAAGTTGTTTCATTTCTAATAATCTTAGTGTTGTTGGTTTAAGTCTAAGAATTTAATCACTACTCCACCAATTTTGAGCTACATACCTGGGATCTCAGAAACAGTAAAAGATATAGAGTTGAGTAATATGAGCCAAAGTCATTCCTGTTAATGAAATGTTAGATACAAATTGCTCACAAAGTCCATGTCTAAAACTAAATGTTCCTCCTGTgaggttaaatttattatatatcaaaaattaagaaaatgcaTAGCTCAAGTAACTACAATTCCGATTTCTTTTCCTATGTCTGATACTAGAAAGGTAAGGATATTAAAAAGGTAAGTTTGTTTTTTAGTTAATGGTGTGTAATTCCCATATGGTGCGCATAAGAAAACAAATCGGTGTGCAAAATGtagatacttaaaaaatatctgttgTTGCTATTCAAGGCACcatcataaaatatgtgagaAGTCCAGGATTTCTCAAAATTGGATATGGAATGTTCCTGGTAcaatatttcttcaattagCATTTTCTcagttaattgtttttttagctATTTCAAGACCATTGATTCCTTTTTAAGCTGTGTTCATAATGACCATTAAAACATGCAACTTTTTCCTACTTTAATTGACACTGTAACTCACATTTCAGATATCTCGCTATAATGAGCACCTTATAAGATGGCCCACCCTGAATACTGTTATTGTGACTAATGCAAGATTATTGAAGCACTGGGAAaagtaatgttttatttaaaaatagagaCAAATTACTGTGGCCATTTTATCTGCAGTATTCACTACgctcatataaaaatattgtataatGTGGTTTTCCAAGCACTATGCAATTTACTGCTTAGGTCGATTAATATCACAATATGCAGGCTTAAAATTTATGGTGTTATCTCATTGCACGCAGTGAATTAGCAAAAATTGCTCCAGTCTTTTTCGTGTTAATGATTAACTCATGGTCATTGCAATAATTAAGAAGACCTAGATTAGAACAGACATTCGTTTTCATGTCATTGGGACATAGCAAAATTCATAGTATGCAAGAGTTGCATGTCATCGGCATAAAACTCATATTTATTTGCAGAATCAACGTCCTGAAGTAGGAATTATGCAAGCGTTGGAATCATTAAATGAGACTCAGgtcaatgaatttttatgtGGTAAAGCTCCTCTTAATCTAAGTATGCGTCTTGGTGATCATATGATGCTCATTCAATTGCAACTGAGTAGTGTAGCGCCTTCGAACAAGTAAGTAATATTCACCTGAATCTACGTTAAATGTAAATACAAAATTGCTTTCT carries:
- the Bre1 gene encoding E3 ubiquitin-protein ligase Bre1 isoform X2, encoding MSKRHTEEPASGSGLPPIKKIHFEPHLIGPVSTLEEMDIKVLQFQNKKLAQRIEQRCRTEQELRQRIEQLEKRQTQDDAMLNIVNRYWNQLNEDIRILLQRFDAETADESENKNENEATTSFLMQLATWDKDELNDKLANRVQVSRRAVAKVIQAFDRLMQRNEKITLALKGELEGQDAPSVDEVIRQTNIQLQAENRNLQALHTTLHEKYHTNSLKVAELQDSVTAKETEIAELKNQIDDLQYELEKVRYRNDKLETHLAEAIEKIKAYHQAHGDPSASDKGGAQAKPVVQSNVSQAKLEDLTKEVEEWKELANNRLQELDKLHQTHRETLKEVEKLKMDIRQLPESVIVETTEYKCLQSQFSVLYNESMQLKTQLDEARQQLQTSKNAHLRNIEMMESEELIAQKKLRQEVMQLEDFLAQLRKEYEMLRIEFEQNLAANEQTGPINREMRHLITSLQNNTQQLKGEVHRYKRKYKEANVEIPKLRKEIEDLHNKLSQKQGTQLDSKEGMKKEEIKEEHEVKEEGGVQVKEETTVADVKKEGEEQDQSQEGSENKDQPAGEKKDIKQEKNIIKKEQQIKTDKEREVQRAKEAKIAETEMVRDLKNQLKKALNEQKEMKLLLDMYKGVSKEQRDKVQLMAAEKKLRTDLEEMRQQMKKMQENKRDDKRKLAEDEALKKIKQLEEQKYELQKQVALQKPTDGNWPGGVVHPMRPFVGSHEEEALLNEMEVTGQAFEDMQEQNSRLIQQLREKDDANFKLMSERIKSNQLHKLAREEKDVLKEQVGTLTTQVEAANLVVRKLEEKERILQNTLATVEKELQLRQQAMEMHKRKAIESAQSAADLKLHLEKYHSQMKEAQQVVAEKTSSLEAEAYKTKRLQEEIAQFKRKADRMKKMEISGTTLDQVMMEEIREYKETLTCPSCKVKRKDAVLSKCFHVFCYDCLKTRYETRQRKCPKCNCAFGANDYHRLYLSN
- the Ubc2 gene encoding ubiquitin-conjugating enzyme E2-24 kDa, with the translated sequence MSAAGSSGSGRGRGGQAAVGDQKESKESKPNPKMSKALGTSAKRIQKELAEITLDPPPNCSAGPKGENFYEWVSTILGPPGSVYEGGVFFLDIHFSPEYPFKPPKVTFRTRIYHCNINSQGVICLDILKDNWSPALTISKVLLSICSLLTDCNPADPLVGSIATQYLQNREEHDRIARLWTKRYAT
- the Bre1 gene encoding E3 ubiquitin-protein ligase Bre1 isoform X1, with the translated sequence MSKRHTEEPASGSGLPPIKKIHFEPHLIGPVSTLEEMDIKVLQFQNKKLAQRIEQRCRTEQELRQRIEQLEKRQTQDDAMLNIVNRYWNQLNEDIRILLQRFDAETADESENKNENEATTSFLMQLATWDKDELNDKLANRVQVSRRAVAKVIQAFDRLMQRNEKITLALKGELEGQDAPSVDEVIRQTNIQLQAENRNLQALHTTLHEKYHTNSLKVAELQDSVTAKETEIAELKNQIDDLQYELEKVRYRNDKLETHLAEAIEKIKAYHQAHGDPSASDKGGAQAKPVVQSNVSQAKLEDLTKEVEEWKELANNRLQELDKLHQTHRETLKEVEKLKMDIRQLPESVIVETTEYKCLQSQFSVLYNESMQLKTQLDEARQQLQTSKNAHLRNIEMMESEELIAQKKLRQEVMQLEDFLAQLRKEYEMLRIEFEQNLAANEQTGPINREMRHLITSLQNNTQQLKGEVHRYKRKYKEANVEIPKLRKEIEDLHNKLSQKQGTQLDSKEGMKKEEIKEEHEVKEEVGSLKRDSKRGGVQVKEETTVADVKKEGEEQDQSQEGSENKDQPAGEKKDIKQEKNIIKKEQQIKTDKEREVQRAKEAKIAETEMVRDLKNQLKKALNEQKEMKLLLDMYKGVSKEQRDKVQLMAAEKKLRTDLEEMRQQMKKMQENKRDDKRKLAEDEALKKIKQLEEQKYELQKQVALQKPTDGNWPGGVVHPMRPFVGSHEEEALLNEMEVTGQAFEDMQEQNSRLIQQLREKDDANFKLMSERIKSNQLHKLAREEKDVLKEQVGTLTTQVEAANLVVRKLEEKERILQNTLATVEKELQLRQQAMEMHKRKAIESAQSAADLKLHLEKYHSQMKEAQQVVAEKTSSLEAEAYKTKRLQEEIAQFKRKADRMKKMEISGTTLDQVMMEEIREYKETLTCPSCKVKRKDAVLSKCFHVFCYDCLKTRYETRQRKCPKCNCAFGANDYHRLYLSN